From one Mytilus galloprovincialis chromosome 13, xbMytGall1.hap1.1, whole genome shotgun sequence genomic stretch:
- the LOC143057721 gene encoding uncharacterized protein LOC143057721 isoform X1 — protein sequence MFSLVSKWSQNKKMHKINGMKTDVNMSEKEINNQEMFEHYNPQYPLPEEINKMERDETVCKYCGVSYLIHNEIKKLEEKLKATEKELEHLRGCEVREIQLKEQVTQLKSEIADLQNIISDKSLMVTTLQESLENESNMTIKLQNHNHELVKNLENTTKVKDDLQQKLKSRNVIFDKQLPLIRKKIQEQKTKVTNVHQFVEERNKKIKEEMMLMFSDLKQICQQRDNEKIKLQEKISSLETEKGEALLTSVAMKEKVKGQEQDLQQLSILVDENNKLQQQLSNIETKTRDLQHQLDEAVSKCRSLTMESQQFKDQLRNKNQDMEDQTAQIRRKEQNSEMTIQKLQSELGKKQAELATNLKDYKNLENRLHEQQRKEEEIHRKATFTVTESRELKDVLNQAKAEIEQLKSEREVMITSHQNRIEQLRQSFQNKLFEADKWPEKLEEALRKEREKHQTALKSLEDRLVENFVMEMQIEKQKYQELLEKYQGSTKNQESMLKSQLNDVENRYKAEIRDLQKLLADNKTRAKETEESLRREIESLKSIIRDLEDRLARLDHGSDEKMADLKIQLKETHEELEEAREELTQKSDLLKTTKNEVKFLQETVQREVEERFELTEALSTARTELLKLKKPAGGYSGGSIPRQSTADSNMSLKSVSTVNNNTATTENMNSARNTSVSDINSARRTSNDDLNKQNNKNLNRQGTYTSSSKSLNPLKTPPVQSREISTMSSATVSSSHSSVSYVGDAAKPQGKMKGGSIADTRKRIANILGRKS from the exons ATGTTTTCATTGGTTTCAAAATGGAGTCAAAACAAGAAAATGCATAAAAT AAACGGAATGAAAACAGATGTAAATATGTCAGAGAAAGAAATCAACAACCAGGAGATGTTTGAACACTATAACCCACAGTACCCTCTTCCCGAAGAGATCAATAAAATGGAGCGGGACGAGACAGTGTGCAAATACTGTGGTGTTAGTTACCTCATACACAATGAGATTAAAAAGTTAGAAGAGAAACTGAAAGCTACAGAAAAGGAACTGGAACATTTGAGGGGATGTGAAGTCAGGGAAATTCAACTAAAAGAACAAGTTACTCAATTAAAGTCTGAGATTGCAGATCTACAAAATATTATTAGTGATAAAAGTTTAAT GGTAACAACATTACAAGAGAGTTTAGAGAATGAATCAAATATGACAATTAAGTTACAGAACCATAACCATGAATTAGTGAAGAATCTAGAGAACACAACAAAAGTCAAAGATGATTTACAACAGAAACTCAA ATCAAGAAATGTAATATTTGACAAGCAGCTGCCACTGATAAGAAAGAAGATACAAGAACAGAAGACAAAAGTGACAAATGTCCATCAGTTTGTAgaagaaagaaataaaaagataaaagaagAAATGATGTTAATGTTTTCTGATTTGAAACAAATTTGTCAACAAAGGGATAATG AAAAGATAAAACTACAGGAAAAGATTAGTTCATTGGAAACTGAAAAGGGTGAGGCGCTGTTGACAAGTGTAGCAATGAAGGAAAAGGTTAAAGGTCAAGAACAAGATTTACAGCAACTTTCAATCTTAGTGGATGAAAACAACAAACTACAGCAACAGTTATCAAATATAGAAACAAAGACTAGAG ATTTACAACATCAATTAGACGAAGCAGTATCTAAATGTAGAAGTTTAACAATGGAATCTCAACAGTTCAAAGATCAATTAAG GAATAAAAATCAGGACATGGAGGATCAGACAGCCCAGATCAGACGTAAGGAACAAAACTCTGAAATGACAATACAAAA ATTACAAAGTGAATTAGGAAAGAAACAAGCAGAACTTGCCACAAATTTGAAAGATTATAAAAACTTAGAAAACCGACTTCATGAACAACAGAGAAAAGAAGAAGAGATTCACAGAAAGGCTACTTTTACTGTCA CGGAAAGTAGGGAACTTAAAGATGTATTAAACCAAGCAAAGGCAGAGATAGAACAATTAAAATCtgaaag AGAAGTGATGATAACCTCCCATCAAAACAGAATAGAACAACTTAGACAAAGCTTCCAAAATAAACTATTTGAGGCAGATAAATGGCCAGAAAAG TTAGAGGAAGCTTTGCGGAAAGAGAGAGAGAAACACCAGACAGCTTTGAAAAGTTTGGAAGACAGACTAGTAGAAAATTTTGTCATG GAAATGCAGATAGAGAAACAGAAATATCAAGAATTATTAGAAAAATATCAAGGTTCTACTAAAAACCAGGAATCAATG ttaaaatCACAGCTAAATGATGTGGAAAATAGGTACAAAGCTGAAATCAGGGATCTGCAGAAACTCTTAGCTGATAATAAAACTAGAGCTAAGGAGACAGAAGAATCTTTGAGAAGAGAAATTGAAAGTTTAAAATCAATTATTAGAGATTTAGAGGATAGATTAG CTCGGTTAGATCATGGGAGCGATGAAAAGATGGCTGACCTGAAAATACAGCTCAAAGAAACTCATGAGGAGTTAGAGGAGGCTAGAGAGGAACTTACTCAAAAGTCTGatttattaaaaacaacaaaaaatgag GTGAAGTTTTTACAAGAAACTGTACAAAGGGAAGTGGAGGAAAGGTTTGAGTTGACAGAAGCACTGAGTACTGCAAGGACAGAACTTCTGAAACTAAAGAAACCAGCAG GTGGGTACAGTGGAGGCAGTATTCCAAGACAGTCTACTGCAGATAGTAACATGTCGCTGAAATCTGTTAGTACAGTGAACAACAATACAGCAACTACAGAAAACATGAATAGTGCTAGAAACACTTCTGTTAGTGATATAAACAGTGCAAGGAGAACTTCTAATGATGAtcttaataaacaaaataataaaaatttaaatagacAAGGGACCTACACATCATCATCGAAAAGTTTAAACCCACTGAAAACACCGCCAGTACAATCAAGAGAGATATCAACAATGAGCTCAGCAACGGTCAGCAGTTCTCATAGTTCGGTTTCATATGTCGGTGATGCTGCTAAGCCTCAAGGAAAAATGAAAGGCGGATCTATAGCAGACACTAGAAAAAGGATAGCAAACATTTTAGGCAGAAAATCATGA
- the LOC143057721 gene encoding uncharacterized protein LOC143057721 isoform X2, whose protein sequence is MKTDVNMSEKEINNQEMFEHYNPQYPLPEEINKMERDETVCKYCGVSYLIHNEIKKLEEKLKATEKELEHLRGCEVREIQLKEQVTQLKSEIADLQNIISDKSLMVTTLQESLENESNMTIKLQNHNHELVKNLENTTKVKDDLQQKLKSRNVIFDKQLPLIRKKIQEQKTKVTNVHQFVEERNKKIKEEMMLMFSDLKQICQQRDNEKIKLQEKISSLETEKGEALLTSVAMKEKVKGQEQDLQQLSILVDENNKLQQQLSNIETKTRDLQHQLDEAVSKCRSLTMESQQFKDQLRNKNQDMEDQTAQIRRKEQNSEMTIQKLQSELGKKQAELATNLKDYKNLENRLHEQQRKEEEIHRKATFTVTESRELKDVLNQAKAEIEQLKSEREVMITSHQNRIEQLRQSFQNKLFEADKWPEKLEEALRKEREKHQTALKSLEDRLVENFVMEMQIEKQKYQELLEKYQGSTKNQESMLKSQLNDVENRYKAEIRDLQKLLADNKTRAKETEESLRREIESLKSIIRDLEDRLARLDHGSDEKMADLKIQLKETHEELEEAREELTQKSDLLKTTKNEVKFLQETVQREVEERFELTEALSTARTELLKLKKPAGGYSGGSIPRQSTADSNMSLKSVSTVNNNTATTENMNSARNTSVSDINSARRTSNDDLNKQNNKNLNRQGTYTSSSKSLNPLKTPPVQSREISTMSSATVSSSHSSVSYVGDAAKPQGKMKGGSIADTRKRIANILGRKS, encoded by the exons ATGAAAACAGATGTAAATATGTCAGAGAAAGAAATCAACAACCAGGAGATGTTTGAACACTATAACCCACAGTACCCTCTTCCCGAAGAGATCAATAAAATGGAGCGGGACGAGACAGTGTGCAAATACTGTGGTGTTAGTTACCTCATACACAATGAGATTAAAAAGTTAGAAGAGAAACTGAAAGCTACAGAAAAGGAACTGGAACATTTGAGGGGATGTGAAGTCAGGGAAATTCAACTAAAAGAACAAGTTACTCAATTAAAGTCTGAGATTGCAGATCTACAAAATATTATTAGTGATAAAAGTTTAAT GGTAACAACATTACAAGAGAGTTTAGAGAATGAATCAAATATGACAATTAAGTTACAGAACCATAACCATGAATTAGTGAAGAATCTAGAGAACACAACAAAAGTCAAAGATGATTTACAACAGAAACTCAA ATCAAGAAATGTAATATTTGACAAGCAGCTGCCACTGATAAGAAAGAAGATACAAGAACAGAAGACAAAAGTGACAAATGTCCATCAGTTTGTAgaagaaagaaataaaaagataaaagaagAAATGATGTTAATGTTTTCTGATTTGAAACAAATTTGTCAACAAAGGGATAATG AAAAGATAAAACTACAGGAAAAGATTAGTTCATTGGAAACTGAAAAGGGTGAGGCGCTGTTGACAAGTGTAGCAATGAAGGAAAAGGTTAAAGGTCAAGAACAAGATTTACAGCAACTTTCAATCTTAGTGGATGAAAACAACAAACTACAGCAACAGTTATCAAATATAGAAACAAAGACTAGAG ATTTACAACATCAATTAGACGAAGCAGTATCTAAATGTAGAAGTTTAACAATGGAATCTCAACAGTTCAAAGATCAATTAAG GAATAAAAATCAGGACATGGAGGATCAGACAGCCCAGATCAGACGTAAGGAACAAAACTCTGAAATGACAATACAAAA ATTACAAAGTGAATTAGGAAAGAAACAAGCAGAACTTGCCACAAATTTGAAAGATTATAAAAACTTAGAAAACCGACTTCATGAACAACAGAGAAAAGAAGAAGAGATTCACAGAAAGGCTACTTTTACTGTCA CGGAAAGTAGGGAACTTAAAGATGTATTAAACCAAGCAAAGGCAGAGATAGAACAATTAAAATCtgaaag AGAAGTGATGATAACCTCCCATCAAAACAGAATAGAACAACTTAGACAAAGCTTCCAAAATAAACTATTTGAGGCAGATAAATGGCCAGAAAAG TTAGAGGAAGCTTTGCGGAAAGAGAGAGAGAAACACCAGACAGCTTTGAAAAGTTTGGAAGACAGACTAGTAGAAAATTTTGTCATG GAAATGCAGATAGAGAAACAGAAATATCAAGAATTATTAGAAAAATATCAAGGTTCTACTAAAAACCAGGAATCAATG ttaaaatCACAGCTAAATGATGTGGAAAATAGGTACAAAGCTGAAATCAGGGATCTGCAGAAACTCTTAGCTGATAATAAAACTAGAGCTAAGGAGACAGAAGAATCTTTGAGAAGAGAAATTGAAAGTTTAAAATCAATTATTAGAGATTTAGAGGATAGATTAG CTCGGTTAGATCATGGGAGCGATGAAAAGATGGCTGACCTGAAAATACAGCTCAAAGAAACTCATGAGGAGTTAGAGGAGGCTAGAGAGGAACTTACTCAAAAGTCTGatttattaaaaacaacaaaaaatgag GTGAAGTTTTTACAAGAAACTGTACAAAGGGAAGTGGAGGAAAGGTTTGAGTTGACAGAAGCACTGAGTACTGCAAGGACAGAACTTCTGAAACTAAAGAAACCAGCAG GTGGGTACAGTGGAGGCAGTATTCCAAGACAGTCTACTGCAGATAGTAACATGTCGCTGAAATCTGTTAGTACAGTGAACAACAATACAGCAACTACAGAAAACATGAATAGTGCTAGAAACACTTCTGTTAGTGATATAAACAGTGCAAGGAGAACTTCTAATGATGAtcttaataaacaaaataataaaaatttaaatagacAAGGGACCTACACATCATCATCGAAAAGTTTAAACCCACTGAAAACACCGCCAGTACAATCAAGAGAGATATCAACAATGAGCTCAGCAACGGTCAGCAGTTCTCATAGTTCGGTTTCATATGTCGGTGATGCTGCTAAGCCTCAAGGAAAAATGAAAGGCGGATCTATAGCAGACACTAGAAAAAGGATAGCAAACATTTTAGGCAGAAAATCATGA
- the LOC143057867 gene encoding solute carrier family 25 member 35-like translates to MNHGTEFSLGALAAVCAACFTNPLEVVKTRMQLQGELKARGQYIVFYRNTFHALYTVAKYDGIRGIQSGLVPALGYQISMNGTRLGSFQVMVDMGLTDSVDCTFCGFLRTLLAAGLSGAVSNAVGSPFFMIKTHIQCKTDSQIAVGFQHTHKTMYHAVKEIVRQDGVKGLWRGAHAGTLRGFIGSAAQLGAFTSTKKYLISKQIFDEDSIMISILASMVGGISLAFFMTPFDVVCIRLYNQRTTEAGKGMYYKGISDCFRKTYRSEGIAGLYKGWEPSLIRIWPHTVLCLVFWDCFRDTYYKWNKSRS, encoded by the exons ATGAACCACGGAACTGAATTTAGTCTGGGTGCACTGGCAGCAGTGTGTGCAGCATGTTTCACAAACCCTTTAGAAGTAGTGAAAACACGAATGCAGTTACAAGGCGAGCTTAAAGCTAGAGGTCAATATATAGTCTTCTATCGGAATACTTTCCATGCGTTATATACCGTGGCTAAATACGATGGCATACGAGGGATACAGAGTGGTCTTGTCCCAGCATTGGGGTACCAGATATCGATGAATGGAACCAGACTTGGTTCTTTTCAAGTTATGGTTGACATGGGACTAACAGACAGTGTTGATTGCACTTTCTGTGGATTTCTCAGAACTCTGCTGGCAGCGGGACTCTCAGGGGCAGTTAGTAATGCCGTCGGCAGCCCATTTTTCATG ATCAAAACTCATATCCAGTGTAAAACCGATTCACAGATAGCAGTAGGCTTTCAACATACTCATAAAACAATGTATCATGCAGTCAAAGAAATTGTGCGACAAGATGGCGTGAAGGGGCTCTGGAGAGGAGCACATGCTGGAACATTGCGAGGATTCATCGGCTCAGCGGCACAACTCGGAGCTTTCacttcaacaaaaaaatatttaatttctaaaCAG ATATTTGATGAGGACAGTATAATGATATCAATATTAGCAAGTATGGTTGGCGGAATTAGTTTGGCATTTTTCATGACCCCATTTGATGTCGTTTGCATTAGACTGTACAACCAAAGAACAACTGAAGCTGGAAAAGGAATGTATTATAAAGGCATTTCTGATTGTTTTAGAAAAACATATAGAAGTGAAGGAATAGCAGGACTTTATAAAGGTTGGGAACCATCATTGATACGAATATGGCCACACACGGTTTTGTGCTTAGTATTTTGGGATTGTTTTCGAGACACATATTACAAATGGAATAAATCAAGATCATAG